The following proteins come from a genomic window of Liolophura sinensis isolate JHLJ2023 chromosome 13, CUHK_Ljap_v2, whole genome shotgun sequence:
- the LOC135480820 gene encoding uncharacterized protein LOC135480820, whose product MLSMSSRRLLIICLLIACSWSLANSKRRNRPKFQKGEGRCDKGQVCGAGCVCRTEVITKTSRFPKCNGIRSEVIARTEEWKNATVRSTVANTTLSDYYTDDTWFLYQTIAVFRGPPVGRTGSLQSF is encoded by the exons ATGTTATCAATGTCGTCCAGAAGACTGCTGATCATCTGTCTACTGATTGCC TGCTCCTGGTCATTGGCTAATTCAAAACGTCGAAACAGACCGAAATTCCAGAAAGGTGAAGGAAGATGTGAC AAAGGACAAGTGTGTGGAGCAGGGTGCGTGTGTCGAACGGAAGTGATCACAAAGACCTCACGCTTCCCAAAATGCAATG gTATCCGTTCAGAGGTTATAGCCAGAACCGAGGAGTGGAAGAATGCTACTGTCCGTTCTACAGTAGCCAATACCACCCTGAGCGACTATTACACGGACGACACCTGGTTCCTGTACCAGACAATTGCAGTGTTTAGGGGCCCACCAGTGGGAAGAACGG GTTCCTTACAGAGTTTTTAA